The following coding sequences are from one Paenibacillus tundrae window:
- the ccmA gene encoding heme ABC exporter ATP-binding protein CcmA: MDKVEASINELCKTIKKQSIVEGISFHISSGNVLALCGGNGAGKSTVLRMIAGILRPTSGDILVNQVGQRNDRKRYSEQIGYMPDDYQFNQSLTAEEMLLFWAALRRVSTERVQEVLKMVGLEDKKNKRVATFSKGMRQRVLFAQALLAKPPLLVMDEPTNGLDPFWMHEFAQLVKEIKQQGHMVVFSTHQLDIADDLADHIVFMNNGQNVGSGTTHQFREQFGSLHAAFHQSLGIK, encoded by the coding sequence ATGGATAAAGTGGAGGCTAGCATCAACGAATTATGTAAAACGATAAAAAAGCAATCGATCGTAGAGGGGATTTCCTTTCACATCTCTTCAGGTAACGTACTCGCTTTATGTGGAGGCAATGGTGCTGGCAAGAGCACTGTGCTACGTATGATAGCAGGTATCCTTCGTCCTACCTCAGGAGATATTCTTGTCAACCAAGTAGGGCAGAGGAATGACCGTAAACGGTATTCGGAACAGATCGGGTACATGCCAGATGATTACCAGTTTAATCAGAGTCTGACGGCAGAAGAGATGCTCTTGTTCTGGGCTGCATTGCGGCGAGTTTCCACAGAGAGGGTACAGGAAGTGCTGAAGATGGTCGGCTTGGAGGACAAAAAAAATAAACGTGTCGCAACCTTCTCTAAGGGCATGCGACAGCGTGTACTATTTGCACAGGCACTGCTAGCGAAGCCACCATTGCTCGTTATGGACGAGCCAACGAATGGGTTAGACCCATTCTGGATGCATGAATTTGCACAGCTTGTCAAAGAAATTAAGCAGCAGGGTCATATGGTTGTGTTCTCCACTCATCAGTTAGACATCGCGGATGATCTCGCTGATCATATTGTTTTTATGAACAATGGGCAGAACGTTGGAAGTGGTACAACACATCAATTTCGCGAACAGTTTGGTTCGCTTCATGCTGCATTTCATCAAAGTCTAGGGATAAAGTGA
- a CDS encoding TlpA family protein disulfide reductase codes for MRKHKRHIKRMITILIGTVAVLAGVWAVFQGLSPSQTQRVGAIESGAIAPDFMAPNSVGDQVSLSDYRGKVVMINFWASWCTPCVREMPLLHQTAEMHQEDVETLFVNVGESKGTIQEFMNEQQFDFPVIVDVTGKISTMYRITGLPATMVIDREGKFSHILHGELTNDTPLAQWLEDAK; via the coding sequence TTGCGAAAACATAAACGTCATATCAAGCGCATGATCACCATCTTGATCGGAACGGTTGCAGTGCTGGCTGGTGTGTGGGCTGTATTTCAAGGACTCTCACCGTCCCAGACGCAACGAGTAGGGGCAATTGAGTCTGGTGCCATTGCCCCAGACTTTATGGCTCCCAATTCAGTGGGTGATCAAGTTTCTCTATCCGATTATCGAGGTAAGGTTGTTATGATTAACTTCTGGGCTTCATGGTGCACACCTTGTGTAAGAGAAATGCCTTTGCTGCATCAGACAGCAGAGATGCACCAAGAAGATGTCGAGACACTGTTTGTTAATGTTGGAGAATCCAAGGGTACGATTCAAGAATTTATGAATGAACAGCAATTTGATTTTCCTGTAATTGTTGATGTGACTGGCAAAATATCCACGATGTATCGTATCACCGGTTTACCCGCAACGATGGTGATTGATCGGGAAGGCAAGTTTAGCCACATTTTACACGGTGAGCTCACGAATGATACACCACTTGCGCAGTGGCTGGAGGATGCCAAATAA